The following DNA comes from Enterobacter sp. SA187.
GAAGAAGCAGTTTCGCGAATAAAACCAGTTTTAGGGAGCGTTGCTATGTCTGCCAAACATCCGGTGATTGCCGTAACGGGTTCCAGCGGAGCCGGAACCACCACCACCAGCCTCGCGTTTCGTAAGATTTTCGCGCAACTGGATCTGCGCGCCGCAGAAGTGGAAGGCGACAGCTTTCACCGTTACACGCGCCCGGAAATGGACATGGCGATCCGTAAAGCGCGCGATGCCGGACGGCATATCAGCTATTTCGGCCCGGAAGCAAATGACTTCGGGCTGCTGGAGCAGACGTTTATCGAGTACGGGCTGACCGGCACCGGCCAGTCACGTAAATATCTCCATACCTACGATGAGGCAGTGCCGTGGAATCAGGTGCCGGGCACCTTCACACCGTGGCAACCGTTGCCTGAACCTACCGACGTGCTGTTTTATGAAGGGCTGCACGGCGGCGTGGTGACGCCACAGCAGGACGTGTCGCGCCATGTGGATCTGCTGGTCGGCGTGGTGCCGATCATTAACCTGGAGTGGATCCAGAAGCTGGTGCGCGATACCAGCGAGCGCGGGCATTCACGGGAAACGGTGATGGATTCGGTGGTGCGGTCGATGGAAGACTACATCAACTTTATTACGCCGCAGTTTTCCCGCACGCACATTAACTTCCAGCGCGTGCCGACCGTGGATACTTCCAACCCCTTCGCCGCGAAAGCGATCCCGTCGCTGGACGAAAGCTTTGTGGTGATCCATTTCCGTAATCTGGAAGGCATCGATTTTCCCTGGCTGCTGGCGATGTTGCAGGGCTCATTCATTTCCCACATCAATACATTAGTGGTGCCGGGCGGAAAAATGGGGCTGGCGATGGAGCTGATCATGCTGCCGCTGGTGCAGCGGCTGATGGAAGGCAAGAAAATCGAGTGATTTTTTGTGCCGGATGGCGGCGTGAACGCCTTATCCGGCCTACAGATTAAGCTTTTGTAGGCCGGATAAGCGTAGCGCCATCCGGCAGGGTTAGCGCAGCGCCACCTGACGTGCACCAAAAATCACCCCTCAATCACCTCAAACGAATGGGTGATAGTGGCGGCTTTTTCCAGCATCAGCGCCACCGAACAATACTTCTCTGCCGACAGATCCACCGCGCGGGCTACCGCCGCTTCTTTCAGCGCTTTGCCGGTGACGATAAAGTGCAGATTGATGTGCGTGAACAGACGCGGCGCCTCTTCACGGCGCTCGGAGGTCAGTTTGACTTCGCAATCCGTCACATCGTGACGCCCTTTTTGCAGAATGGATACCACGTCAATGGCGCTGCATCCCCCGGCGGCCATCAACACCATCTCCATCGGGCTTGGCGCTTTATCGCCTGAGTTGCCGTCCATCAGGATCTGGTGGCCTGAAGCAGACTCGCCCAGGAACGTTAAACCTTCTACCCATTTGACTCTTGCTTGCATTTTATTCGCTCCGGCGCGGTAAATTTCCCTTCAGATTACGCGCACATAACAATTCTCGCAACGGAAGGCGACCTGCATCATGCTGAAGCGAGACACCAGGAGACACACAGCAAAAGCTATGCTAAAACATTCTGGCTGCTACAGTGATACATTGACGTTGCACATGTATGCAGACGACATCAAACATTAAAGGCTGGATTTTCGAACGGCCACTTCCCGGGAACAGGGAAGCATATGATTGCAACCCCAGAGGCAGAGTGTTCATCCTGGCTCTGGAGCCAGCTTATAACAGAGGATAACCGCGCATGGTGCTTGGCAAACCGCAAACAGACCCGACTCTCGAATGGTTCTTGTCTCATTGCCATATTCATAAGTACCCGTCGAAGAGCACGCTGATTCACCAGGGTGAAAAAGCGGAAACGTTGTATTACATCGTTAAAGGCTCAGTGGCAGTGCTCATCAAGGATGAAGAAGGTAAAGAGATGATCCTCTCTTACCTCAACCAGGGAGATTTTATCGGTGAACTGGGCCTGTTTGAAGAAGGTCAGGAGCGCAGTGCCTGGGTACGTGCTAAAACCGCTTGTGAAGTGGCAGAAATCTCGTACAAAAAATTCCGTCAGCTTATCCAGGTGAACCCGGATATTCTGATGCGCCTGTCTTCCCAGATGGCGCGCCGCCTGCAGGTGACGTCCGAGAAAGTGGGTAACCTCGCCTTCCTCGACGTGACTGGCCGCATCGCGCAGACGCTGCTGAACCTGGCCAAACAGCCGGACGCCATGACCCACCCGGACGGTATGCAAATTAAAATTACCCGTCAGGAGATCGGTCAGATCGTTGGCTGCTCCCGTGAAACCGTCGGTCGCATTCTGAAGATGCTGGAAGATCAAAACCTGATCTCTGCGCACGGTAAAACCATCGTGGTTTACGGAACCCGCTAAGCCCCTCAAACGGCGTATTGCATCTGCGAGACGCCGTTTTTGTTTGCATTCTCATGTGGCGCAGGCTGATCTATCACCCGGAAATTAACTACGCCCTGCGACAAACGCTGGTGTTGTGTCTCCCTGTGGCCATCGGCCTCGCCTTCGGGCACCTGCAACAGGGGCTGCTGTTCTCTCTCGTTCCTGCCTGCTGCAACATTGCCGGGCTCGATACCCCCCATAAACGCTTTTTCAAACGCCTGATCGTGGGCGGCTCGCTGTTTGCGGGCTGTAGCCTGGCGGTGCAGCTATTGCTGGCGGAGAACATCGCCCTGCCGCTGATCCTCGGCGGGCTGGCGCTGCTGCTTGGCGTCACGGCAGAGATCAGCGCCCTGCACGCGCGCCTGCTGCCGGCGTCGCTTATCGCCGCCATCTTTACCTTAAGCCTTGCCGGAAATATGCCGGTATGGGAGCCGCTGCTGATTTATGCCTCCGGCACGCTGTGGTACGGGCTGTTTAACTGGCTGTGGTTCTGGATGTGGCGCGAACAGCCGCTGCGCGAATCCTTAAGCCTGCTCTACCGCCAGCTGGCGGAGTACTGCGAAGCTAAATACAGTCTGCTGACCCAGCATGCGGATCCGGAAAAAGCCCTGCCGCCGCTGCTGGCGCGTCAGCAGAAAGCCGTGGATCTGATCAGCCAGTGTTACCAGCAAATGCACATGCTCGCCGCTAATCAGCATAACGATTACAAGCGCCTGCTGCGGGCGTTTCAGGTGGCGCTGGACCTGCAGGAGCATATTTCCGTCAGCCTGCATCAGCCCCAGGAAGTGCAAAAACTGGTGGAGCAGAGTCACGCCGAAGCGGTGATCCGCTGGAACGCGCAGGTGGTCGCCGCCCGGCTGCGGGTGCTGGCGGACGACATTCTCTATCACCGTTTTCCTGTGCGCTTTAATATGGATAAGCAGGTCGGCGCGCTGGAAAAAATCGCCCGTCAGCATCCGGATAACCCGGTCGGCCAGTTCTGCGCCTGGCACTTCAGCCGTATCGCCAGAGTACTGCGCACCCAGCGCCCGCTGTATGTGCGCGATCTGATGGAGGATAAACAGCGCCGCCAGCCGCTGATCCCGGCGCTCAAAAGCTATCTGTCGTTTAAATCCCCGGCGCTGCGCAATGCGGCGCGCATTGCCGTGATGCTCGCCATCGCCAGCCTGATGGGGATCGCGCTGCATCTGCCCAAGCCCTACTGGATCCTGATGACGGTACTGCTGGTGACGCAAAACGGCTACGGCGCAACGCGGGTGCGTATTCAGCACCGGGCGGCGGGGACTATGGCGGGGCTGATTATTGCCGGTATCACGCTGCACTTTCACGTGCCGGAAGGCTATACGCTGCTCGGTATGCTGGTGGTGACGCTGATTAGCTATCTGATCATCCGCAAGAATTATGGCTGGGCGACGGTGGGCTTCACCATCACCGCGGTGTATTCGTTACAGCTGCTGACGCTGAGCGGCGACCAGTTTATCGTCGCCAGGCTTATCGATACGCTGATTGGCTGTCTGATCGCCTTTGGCGGCATGGTCTGGCTGTGGCCGCAGTGGCAGAGCGGGCTGTTGCGGCAGAACGCCCACGACGCGCTGGAGGCGGACCAGGAGGCCATCCGCCTGATCCTCAGCGACGATCCGCAGCCCACGCCGCTGGCGTACCAGCGCATGCGCGTCAATCAGGCACACAATACGCTGTTTAACTCGCTCAATCAGGCAATGCAGGAGCCGGGCTTTAACACTCATTACCTGGAAGATATGAAACTCTGGGTGACGCACAGCCAGTTTATCGTCGAGCACATTAACGCGATGACCACCCTGGCGCGCGAGCACACCATGCTGACGCCGGATCTGGCGCAACGTTATCTGGAATCCTGTGAAATTGCGCTTCAGCGTTGCCAGCAGCGCCTGGAATATGACGGGCCGGCAGGGTCGGGGGATGCCAATATTCTGGAAGCGCCGGAGACCTTAACCCAGGGCCCGATGAGCACGCTGGAACAGCATCTGCAACGTGTTATCGGGCATCTGAACACCATGCACACCATTTCGTCGGTGGCATGGCGTCAGCGCCCGCATCACGGCATCTGGCTGATGCGGACAGGAAAGCGGAAGCATTAGAAATTTGCCGGGTGGCGCTTTCGCTTACCCGGCCTACGAGCCTAAGTCTGCAAGCACAGCGCCGCCGGGCAACAGGGTTAACCGTGGACGATTTTCGCGACGGCCTGCGCAAAACGTGCCATGCCCTCGTCGATGTCGCTCTCTTCCACCACCAGCGACGGCGCAAAACGCATCACGTCCGGCCCGGCGTTCAGCACCATCACCCCTTCGCTGGCGGCCGCATACAGGAAATCACGGGCGCGACCACGGTATTGCGGCTTCAGTTCTGCGCCAATCAGCAGACCCATACCGCGAATATCGCTGAACAGGTCATACTGCTCATCGATCTGTTGAAGATGTTTAACAAAGCGCTGGCGTTTTTCGTTCACCCCCTGCAACACTTCCGGCGTATTGATAATATCGAAGGCCGCGCCCGCTACCGCGCAGGCCAGCGGGTTGCCGCCGTAGGTGGATCCATGGGAGCCAACATGAAACGCGCTGGCGATCTCCTGGGTGGTCAGCATGGCGCTGACCGGGAAGCCGCCGCCCAGCGCTTTGGCGCTGGTGAGAATATCCGGCGTCACGCCGTAGTGCATATAGGCAAAGAGTTCACCGCTGCGGCCCATGCCGCACTGCACTTCATCAAATACCAGCAGCGCCTGATGTTCATCGCACAGCTCGCGCAGCCCTTGCAGAAATTCCGGAGTCGCCGCCGTAACGCCGCCCTCGCCCTGGATCGGCTCCACGACGACCGCGCAGGTGTGATCGTCCATCACCGCTTTGACCGCGTGCAGATCGTTAAAGGGCACATGGATGATGTCCGCCGGTTTCGGCCCGAAGCCATCGGAATATTTCGGCTGTCCGCCCACCGACACGGTAAACAGCGACCGTCCATGGAAAGCATTGTGGAAGGCGATGATTTTCGTTTTATAGGGGCTGTGACGGGTGGAGGCGTAGTAGCGCGCCAGTTTGAAGGCCGTTTCATTAGCTTCGGTGCCGGAGTTCATAAAGAGCACGCGCTCGGCAAAGGTGGCCTCAATCATTTTACGGCCCAGGCGCAGGGCCGGTTCGTTGGTAAAGACGTTGCTGGTGTGCCACAGGGTTTCCCCCTGGGTTTTTAACGCCTCAACCAGCGCCGGATGGCAATGACCGAGCGCCGTAACGGCAATACCGCCCGCAAAATCAACGTACTCTTTACCCTGCTGATCCCACACGCGGCTGCCCTTCCCTTTTACCGGAATGAATTCAGCAGGTGCATAAATCGGCAGAATTACTTCGTCAAATGTTGCGCGCGTAATTGCGTTTTGTTCAGTTGCCATGTCACGCCCATCCGTTTTGTGCTGTATTAATTATGAAAATATAAGCACAAAATATGCATAAAAAATCACAACAAGGCAACAAAAAATCATCGCGACAGGAAATTAGCCAGCAGTTCATGCCCCTGTTCGCTGAGGATGCTTTCCGGATGAAACTGCACGCCTTCCAGATCCCACTCCCGGTGGCGGATGCCCATTATTTCCTGCGTATCGCTCCAGGCGGTGACGTCAAAGCAGTCGGGCAGCGAGGCGGGTTCGATCACCAGCGAATGATAGCGGGTAACGGTTAACGGATTATTCAGCCCCTGAAACACGCCCTTCCCCGTATGGGTGACCGGCGAGGTTTTGCCGTGCATCACTTTTTGCGCCCGCACAATGCGCGCGCCAAACACCTGCGCAATCGCCTGATGTCCCAGACACACGCCCAGCACCGGCAGCTTGCCGGCGTAATGGCGGATCACCTCCAGCGACACGCCAGATTCGTCCGGCGTACAGGGACCGGGGGAGATCACGATTTTGTCCGGTGACAGGCTGTCGATATCGGCAAGGCTAATAACGTCATTGCGCCTGACTTCCACCTGCGCGCCCAGCTCGCAAAAGTACTGGTAGAGGTTCCAGGTAAAAGAGTCGTAGTTGTCGATAAGCAGGATCATGGTGCGGGATCTTTCAGTCAAAAAATGCGATGGGGGTAGTGTACCTGTTTTATTGCCCGGCGGCGCAGGCTTGCCGGGCCTGCAAAAAATACCGATCCGCCGGGCGTTGGCTTACTCTGCCTCTTTCGCTTCACTGACCACCTTGCTAAAGATTTTGGTCAGTGCAGAGAGATCGCCCATTGCGCCGCTCTGATTCGCCTGGCTCCAGGCATCCGGCTTGATGCCGCGCCAGTCCAGCATGTAACCGGCGTGGATCGCCAACTGCTCGAAGAAAATACGCTGGGCAATACCGTTGCCGATGCGGAACGGGTGCAGCACGTTGATTTCGCAATAATAGTGCGCAAGGCGTTCGGTGAAAGCGTCTTTCTCAAGACCCTGCAACCAGTTTTCCACTTCCAGCTCCTGCATCAGGGCGTTGCCCTCTTTTTCGATGTAATCGAAATGGCAGAAACGCGTGTCGCCCTGATAGATGTCCACTTCGCGAATATCGCCCGCCCAGTCAAAAATATCCTGATACAGATGGCGGTGAATGGCGCACAGGTGCGGCAGGCCGGGGGTATCCGTGCCTAACGGCAGGGTGGCGGCGCGCAGCGCGGTAAACTGATACGCCGCTTCTTCCAGACGCTGTGTCTGACGAATGCCGAGCTTATTGCGCATCACATTGAGGCCGGGGTAAAGATAGGGATCGCGCCCGTCGCCAAACTTATCGCTCATGGTTCCCCCTTAACGCTTCAATGCGCACGTTCGCTTCGTCGGCGCTCAGTTTGATCTCTTCACACTCGACGCCTTCAAGCCGTCTGCTGGCCTGGAAATTGACGTTACGCTGCTGTTCCCAGAGACGGGATTTTTGCCGGTCGGTGAGTTTTTTAGCCATGACGCCTCCCTGTTGTTGTCGCCCATGAGCCACAAGTATAAGCGGCAATCCGGCGTTGCGCAGGGGAGCGAAGAGGAGCACGGGCCGCAAAACCCGTGCAAAATGTTACGGCAGGACTTTCGCGGAAAGGATCACAACAGGTTTGGTTGGCACATTCTGGTAAGGGCCGACATCGTGCGTCTGCACCTGAGAAATCTTGTCCGCCACATCCATACCTTTCACAACTTTACCGAATACCGCATAGCCGAAATCGCGCTGACCGTGATCGAGGAAGGCGTTATCCGCTACGTTTAAGAAAAACTGGCTGGTCGCGCTGTCTTTATCCGCGGTGCGCGCCATTGAGATAGTGCCGCGGGTATTACGCAGGCCGTTATCCGCTTCGTTTTTGATCGGCGGATTGGGCTGTTTCTGCTGCATCTGCTCGTTGAAACCGCCGCCCTGCACCATAAAGCCCGGGATCACGCGGTGGAAGGTGGTGTTGTTATAAAAACCACTGTTCACATAGTCGAGGAAGTTTTGCACGGACACCGGGGCTTTCTGGCTGTTCAGCTCCAGTTCGATGTTACCGGCAGACGTGGTCAACAGAACATGGGGATCACCTTTTGCTGCCAGCGCAGCGGGGGAAATTGCAGAAAGAGCAAATACAGCTGCGACAGCCGCCAGAGTCATTTTAACCATGAGAATTCCTAAACATAGAGCGGTAAAAGAGCGAGTGGATAGATTCTAAAGAGGCGATAGCTCACAGGCCAGCCTTTTACCTAATTTTACGAAATTGAAACAGTTGTAACCTCACAAATTTATGATAAATAGCGGCCTAAAGTGTGAGCGATCTCATAATAAATACTGCAATAAGTTTCATATTCATTATTAAAGATTTAAATGTATCACTTTATTGCATAAAATCTGCCCGTTCACAGCGCTGTCAACGCGCTTTACACTTATATGCACAGGCCAGACATGACTAACAGCAACCGTATCAAGCTCACATGGATCAGCTTCTTCTCCTACGCCCTTACCGGCGCGTTGGTGATCGTCACCGGAATGGTGATGGGAAATATCGCAGAATACTTTAATCTGCCGGTATCCAGTATGAGTAACACCTTCACCTTCCTGAACGCCGGGATCTTAATCTCTATCTTCCTGAACGCCTGGCTGATGGAAATCGTGCCGCTGAAAACGCAGCTGCGCTTTGGTTTTGTGCTGATGATTCTGGCCGTTGCCGGACTGATGCTGACCCACAGCCTGGCGCTGTTCTCCGCCGCCATGTTCGTGCTCGGTCTGGTCAGCGGCATCACCATGTCGATTGGTACTTTCCTGGTCACGCAGATGTATGAAGGCCGCCAGCGTGGTTCGCGCCTGCTGTTCACCGACTCCTTCTTCAGCATGGCCGGGATGATTTTCCCGATGGTCGCCGCTTACCTGCTGGCGCGCAGCATCGAATGGTACTGGGTTTACGCCTGTATCGGCCTGGTGTACGTCGCTATCTTTATTCTGACCATTGGTTGTGAATTCCCGGCGCTGGGCAAACATGCGGCACCGGGCGACAAGCCGGTAGTGAAAGAAAAATGGGGCATCGGCGTGCTGTTCCTGTCCATCGCGGCCATGTGCTACATCCTGGGTCAGCTGGGCTTTATCGCCTGGGTTCCGGAATACGTGAAAGGCATGGGCATGGACGTCAGCGCTCAGGGCAAACTGGTGAGTGATTTCTGGATGTCGTACATGGTCGGCATGTGGGCGTTCAGCTTCATCCTGCGCTTCTTCGATCTGCAGCGCATTCTGACCATTCTGGCAGGCCTGGCGGCGGTACTGATGTACCTGTTCATCACCAGCGCTACCGACCATATGGCGTGGTTTATCATGGCACTGGGCTTCTTCTCCAGCGCGATCTACACCACCATCATCACGCTCGGCTCGCAACAGACGAAAGTGGCGTCGCCGAAGCTGGTTAACTTTATTCTGACCTGCGGCACCATCGGCACCATGCTGACCTTCATCGTCACCGGCCCGATTGTTGCCAGTAGCGGCCCGCAGGCGGCACTGTTCACCGCCAACGGGCTGTACGCGGTAGTCTTCGTGATGTGCTTTGCGCTGGGCTTCGTTACCCGTCATCGCCAGCATGGCGCAACGGCAACTGCACACTAATCTCTGCGCCCCTTTCCTGCCGGGAAGGGGCATTTTTTGCTGTACTTCCCCGCATAAAAACACTACTCCATCCCTGTAAATGACCTCCTGATCTTAAGGAGTAGGTCGTTTTCTTAAAAACCCTGTTTTTTGCTCAGATTTTCCTCAACTCTGAAAAGCCTGACATTTCCTCAACTTAGAAAAATCCCCTGAAATCAGTCATCTACTCATTAAGGAGTAGTTAAAGGTGTAATTGATTTGCATCAATAAACGCCATTGCTGAATCGTTAAGGTAGGCAGTAATAGAAAAGAAATCGAGGCAAAAATGAGCAAAGTCAAACTCGCTATAATCGGTAACGGCATGGTCGGCCACCGCTTTGTTGAGGATCTTCTCGATAAAGCGGATGCCAGCCAGTTCGACATTACCATTTTTTGTGAAGAACCCCGTAAAGCCTACGATCGCGTTCACCTGTCTTCCTACTTCTCTCACCATACCGCTGAAGAGCTGTCGCTGGTGCGGGAAGGATTTTACGAGAAGCACGGCGTTAAGGTGCTGGTCGGCGAGCGCGCTATCACCATTAACCGCCAGGAAAAAGTGATCCACTCCAGCGCAGGCCGCACGGTCTATTACGATAAACTGATCATGGCGACCGGCTCCTACCCGTGGATCCCGCCCATCAAAGGTTCTGACACGCAGGACTGTTTTGTTTACCGCACCATTGAAGATCTGAACGCCATCGAAGCCTGCGCCCGTCGCAGCCGTCGCGGCGCGGTGGTCGGCGGCGGTCTGCTCGGTCTGGAAGCCGCAGGCGCGCTGAAAAACCTCGGCGTTGAAACGCATGTTATCGAGTTCGCGCCAATGCTGATGGCGGAACAGCTTGATCAGATGGGCGGCGAACAGCTGCGCCGTAAAATTGAAAGCATGGGCGTGCGCGTGCACACCAGCAAAAACACCCAGGAGATCGTGCAGGAAGGCGTTGAAGGCCGCAAAACCATGCGCTTCGCCGACGGCAGCGATCTGGAAATCGACTTTATCGTCTTCTCCACCGGTATTCGCCCGCGCGACAAACTGGCTACCCAGTGCGGCCTGGCAGTCGCGGCACGCGGCGGTATCGTGATTAACGACACCTGCCAGACTTCCGACCCGGACATCTACGCCATCGGCGAATGCGCCAGCTGGAATAACCGCGTATACGGTCTGGTCGCGCCGGGCTACAAAATGGCGCAGGTTGCCGTTGAC
Coding sequences within:
- a CDS encoding phosphoribulokinase; protein product: MSAKHPVIAVTGSSGAGTTTTSLAFRKIFAQLDLRAAEVEGDSFHRYTRPEMDMAIRKARDAGRHISYFGPEANDFGLLEQTFIEYGLTGTGQSRKYLHTYDEAVPWNQVPGTFTPWQPLPEPTDVLFYEGLHGGVVTPQQDVSRHVDLLVGVVPIINLEWIQKLVRDTSERGHSRETVMDSVVRSMEDYINFITPQFSRTHINFQRVPTVDTSNPFAAKAIPSLDESFVVIHFRNLEGIDFPWLLAMLQGSFISHINTLVVPGGKMGLAMELIMLPLVQRLMEGKKIE
- a CDS encoding OsmC family protein — protein: MQARVKWVEGLTFLGESASGHQILMDGNSGDKAPSPMEMVLMAAGGCSAIDVVSILQKGRHDVTDCEVKLTSERREEAPRLFTHINLHFIVTGKALKEAAVARAVDLSAEKYCSVALMLEKAATITHSFEVIEG
- the crp gene encoding cAMP-activated global transcriptional regulator CRP — translated: MVLGKPQTDPTLEWFLSHCHIHKYPSKSTLIHQGEKAETLYYIVKGSVAVLIKDEEGKEMILSYLNQGDFIGELGLFEEGQERSAWVRAKTACEVAEISYKKFRQLIQVNPDILMRLSSQMARRLQVTSEKVGNLAFLDVTGRIAQTLLNLAKQPDAMTHPDGMQIKITRQEIGQIVGCSRETVGRILKMLEDQNLISAHGKTIVVYGTR
- a CDS encoding YccS/YhfK family putative transporter is translated as MWRRLIYHPEINYALRQTLVLCLPVAIGLAFGHLQQGLLFSLVPACCNIAGLDTPHKRFFKRLIVGGSLFAGCSLAVQLLLAENIALPLILGGLALLLGVTAEISALHARLLPASLIAAIFTLSLAGNMPVWEPLLIYASGTLWYGLFNWLWFWMWREQPLRESLSLLYRQLAEYCEAKYSLLTQHADPEKALPPLLARQQKAVDLISQCYQQMHMLAANQHNDYKRLLRAFQVALDLQEHISVSLHQPQEVQKLVEQSHAEAVIRWNAQVVAARLRVLADDILYHRFPVRFNMDKQVGALEKIARQHPDNPVGQFCAWHFSRIARVLRTQRPLYVRDLMEDKQRRQPLIPALKSYLSFKSPALRNAARIAVMLAIASLMGIALHLPKPYWILMTVLLVTQNGYGATRVRIQHRAAGTMAGLIIAGITLHFHVPEGYTLLGMLVVTLISYLIIRKNYGWATVGFTITAVYSLQLLTLSGDQFIVARLIDTLIGCLIAFGGMVWLWPQWQSGLLRQNAHDALEADQEAIRLILSDDPQPTPLAYQRMRVNQAHNTLFNSLNQAMQEPGFNTHYLEDMKLWVTHSQFIVEHINAMTTLAREHTMLTPDLAQRYLESCEIALQRCQQRLEYDGPAGSGDANILEAPETLTQGPMSTLEQHLQRVIGHLNTMHTISSVAWRQRPHHGIWLMRTGKRKH
- the argD gene encoding bifunctional acetylornithine/succinyldiaminopimelate transaminase; the protein is MATEQNAITRATFDEVILPIYAPAEFIPVKGKGSRVWDQQGKEYVDFAGGIAVTALGHCHPALVEALKTQGETLWHTSNVFTNEPALRLGRKMIEATFAERVLFMNSGTEANETAFKLARYYASTRHSPYKTKIIAFHNAFHGRSLFTVSVGGQPKYSDGFGPKPADIIHVPFNDLHAVKAVMDDHTCAVVVEPIQGEGGVTAATPEFLQGLRELCDEHQALLVFDEVQCGMGRSGELFAYMHYGVTPDILTSAKALGGGFPVSAMLTTQEIASAFHVGSHGSTYGGNPLACAVAGAAFDIINTPEVLQGVNEKRQRFVKHLQQIDEQYDLFSDIRGMGLLIGAELKPQYRGRARDFLYAAASEGVMVLNAGPDVMRFAPSLVVEESDIDEGMARFAQAVAKIVHG
- the pabA gene encoding aminodeoxychorismate synthase component 2; protein product: MILLIDNYDSFTWNLYQYFCELGAQVEVRRNDVISLADIDSLSPDKIVISPGPCTPDESGVSLEVIRHYAGKLPVLGVCLGHQAIAQVFGARIVRAQKVMHGKTSPVTHTGKGVFQGLNNPLTVTRYHSLVIEPASLPDCFDVTAWSDTQEIMGIRHREWDLEGVQFHPESILSEQGHELLANFLSR
- a CDS encoding putative adenosine monophosphate-protein transferase Fic, encoding MSDKFGDGRDPYLYPGLNVMRNKLGIRQTQRLEEAAYQFTALRAATLPLGTDTPGLPHLCAIHRHLYQDIFDWAGDIREVDIYQGDTRFCHFDYIEKEGNALMQELEVENWLQGLEKDAFTERLAHYYCEINVLHPFRIGNGIAQRIFFEQLAIHAGYMLDWRGIKPDAWSQANQSGAMGDLSALTKIFSKVVSEAKEAE
- a CDS encoding YhfG family protein; this translates as MAKKLTDRQKSRLWEQQRNVNFQASRRLEGVECEEIKLSADEANVRIEALRGNHER
- the ppiA gene encoding peptidylprolyl isomerase A, whose product is MVKMTLAAVAAVFALSAISPAALAAKGDPHVLLTTSAGNIELELNSQKAPVSVQNFLDYVNSGFYNNTTFHRVIPGFMVQGGGFNEQMQQKQPNPPIKNEADNGLRNTRGTISMARTADKDSATSQFFLNVADNAFLDHGQRDFGYAVFGKVVKGMDVADKISQVQTHDVGPYQNVPTKPVVILSAKVLP
- the tsgA gene encoding MFS transporter TsgA, whose amino-acid sequence is MTNSNRIKLTWISFFSYALTGALVIVTGMVMGNIAEYFNLPVSSMSNTFTFLNAGILISIFLNAWLMEIVPLKTQLRFGFVLMILAVAGLMLTHSLALFSAAMFVLGLVSGITMSIGTFLVTQMYEGRQRGSRLLFTDSFFSMAGMIFPMVAAYLLARSIEWYWVYACIGLVYVAIFILTIGCEFPALGKHAAPGDKPVVKEKWGIGVLFLSIAAMCYILGQLGFIAWVPEYVKGMGMDVSAQGKLVSDFWMSYMVGMWAFSFILRFFDLQRILTILAGLAAVLMYLFITSATDHMAWFIMALGFFSSAIYTTIITLGSQQTKVASPKLVNFILTCGTIGTMLTFIVTGPIVASSGPQAALFTANGLYAVVFVMCFALGFVTRHRQHGATATAH